The following are encoded together in the Geobacter sulfurreducens PCA genome:
- a CDS encoding amidohydrolase family protein produces the protein MTDASHKRIEENDPKGKVLQHVKPDMMCGEIHTISMYQPTVIVDSHMHIQSGRCAPLQFVRDQGPGPVAMLQTATSASRGWIEGSGLTLGAIFTALLEPVWAPVRAVSQLFDNSPHNPDEGILQASPLIDLVAQQKKKTIEVAEGFILEREKVLTNYLMKEALYKDAPHLIFTSVVMTMDMEYCHIDGYFGLKVYNPLYTNREDIEANKPCAYWTPQHGEWVKAPRDNSVYVRRDKQANTSEKHMTPEEFDSYQEEARIEGITASYLDDKGNAREVKIVAAPVLLPDAETVLYENWIKQLQYTELAVVKYPLKLLPMYHFDPRRWHLEKNATEVLDKVGDRGIYLGFKMYTAQGYRPWDPRLPILKDFYAKCCLRGTPIVNHCTPKGAAAYERDEYFGFEHPLDGENDRKQKQDKRSAYFSRHFVSPQAWKELLDGGAELVDGRMHVSFKNLYLCLAHFGGPTDLGMEWNRQIIEMIESGEYPNLYTDISSSFADSGFRKDFKAIIRKHPKIKDRILFGTDWYMTFVYSAPFVGKNLWDYCTETKKFLDDFDTSLWPAFTQYNPYRFYRLDQQIGRIAENIIEMRAKDKKILEVLDELEEYQINEIRREVAWIKFANHGHVIFKETP, from the coding sequence GTGACAGACGCCAGCCACAAGCGAATCGAGGAAAACGATCCCAAGGGAAAGGTTCTCCAGCACGTCAAGCCCGACATGATGTGTGGCGAGATCCACACTATCAGCATGTACCAGCCGACCGTCATTGTCGATTCCCACATGCACATTCAGAGCGGGCGCTGTGCCCCCCTGCAGTTCGTCAGGGACCAGGGGCCGGGCCCAGTGGCCATGCTGCAGACCGCGACTTCCGCCTCCCGGGGATGGATAGAGGGGAGCGGCCTCACCCTTGGCGCCATCTTTACGGCCTTGCTCGAGCCTGTCTGGGCTCCAGTGCGTGCCGTATCCCAGTTGTTCGACAATTCCCCCCACAATCCTGATGAAGGCATCCTGCAGGCCTCACCCTTAATTGATCTGGTAGCACAGCAGAAGAAAAAAACCATCGAGGTTGCCGAAGGCTTCATACTGGAGCGCGAGAAGGTTCTAACCAACTACCTCATGAAGGAAGCCCTTTACAAGGATGCCCCCCACCTCATCTTCACCAGCGTAGTCATGACCATGGACATGGAGTACTGCCATATTGACGGCTACTTCGGTCTCAAGGTCTACAACCCCCTCTATACAAACCGAGAAGACATCGAAGCGAACAAGCCCTGCGCCTACTGGACGCCGCAGCATGGCGAGTGGGTAAAGGCCCCGCGCGACAATAGCGTCTATGTAAGGCGGGACAAGCAGGCGAATACCTCGGAAAAGCACATGACGCCGGAGGAGTTTGATAGCTACCAGGAAGAGGCACGGATAGAAGGAATAACCGCCTCCTACCTGGATGACAAAGGCAATGCCAGAGAGGTGAAAATCGTCGCCGCGCCGGTGCTGCTGCCGGACGCGGAGACCGTTCTCTACGAGAACTGGATAAAGCAGCTGCAATACACCGAGCTTGCCGTCGTGAAATATCCTCTGAAGCTTCTCCCCATGTACCACTTCGATCCGCGCCGCTGGCATCTGGAGAAAAACGCCACCGAGGTGCTCGACAAGGTTGGAGACAGGGGTATCTACCTGGGGTTCAAGATGTACACCGCCCAGGGGTATCGTCCGTGGGATCCGCGGCTGCCGATTCTGAAGGACTTCTACGCCAAATGCTGTCTGCGCGGCACCCCCATCGTGAACCACTGCACCCCGAAAGGGGCTGCCGCCTACGAACGAGATGAATACTTCGGTTTCGAACACCCCCTCGACGGGGAGAACGACCGGAAACAGAAGCAAGACAAAAGGTCGGCCTACTTCAGCAGGCACTTCGTCTCCCCCCAGGCCTGGAAGGAACTGCTGGACGGAGGCGCTGAACTGGTGGATGGACGGATGCACGTATCGTTTAAAAACCTGTACCTCTGCCTGGCCCACTTCGGCGGGCCTACCGACCTGGGCATGGAATGGAACCGCCAGATTATTGAGATGATCGAAAGCGGGGAATACCCCAACCTCTACACCGACATCTCGTCATCATTCGCCGACAGCGGATTTCGCAAGGATTTCAAAGCCATCATCCGGAAGCACCCAAAAATCAAAGACCGCATCCTGTTCGGCACCGACTGGTACATGACCTTCGTCTACAGCGCTCCCTTCGTGGGCAAGAATCTGTGGGACTACTGCACGGAAACCAAGAAGTTCCTGGATGACTTCGATACCAGCCTCTGGCCGGCCTTCACCCAGTATAACCCCTACCGCTTCTATCGGCTGGATCAGCAGATTGGACGGATTGCGGAGAACATCATTGAGATGCGGGCGAAAGATAAGAAGATTTTAGAAGTGCTCGATGAACTCGAGGAGTATCAAATCAATGAAATTCGTAGAGAAGTTGCCTGGATCAAGTTTGCCAATCACGGCCATGTAATATTCAAGGAGACACCATGA
- a CDS encoding 3-oxoacyl-ACP synthase, producing MRTLAITGASCVTAVGHDGPSTAASVRAGISRFAEYDDYRDENDNPITAARICGIHDSWDTPQRMAGVAALCLEKLLDEYFRRDARRPSQIHLFLGVASDERPGPRYEESSLFPLRGIIGKWTDKPGLQAIRRGNASMMCSLEQAGRLIDSNPDAVCIVGGVDSLLRTSTLNWFEKDCRLKSASYGRHQGLIAGEAVGFMVIGEHAGAKQADRPILGSIAGLGLAVEPAPRASSALGRNSGLTEACHAALSGVQKKAIRAIFSDLNGENSRAREWGMAEMRCFDKPDESRRLWTPANCYGDIGAASGVALASIAMQGLVRGWLQSPILVTCSDDHGPCGALVLESEK from the coding sequence ATGAGGACCCTGGCGATTACCGGGGCAAGCTGCGTTACTGCCGTAGGGCATGACGGCCCCTCGACGGCGGCTTCAGTCAGGGCGGGAATCTCCCGCTTTGCCGAGTACGACGACTATCGGGACGAAAACGACAACCCTATCACCGCGGCGCGAATCTGTGGGATTCATGACAGCTGGGATACCCCCCAGCGGATGGCCGGTGTCGCCGCTCTTTGCCTTGAAAAGCTCCTTGACGAGTATTTTCGTCGAGACGCACGTAGGCCTTCACAGATCCATCTCTTCCTTGGAGTAGCCTCCGACGAACGGCCCGGTCCGCGCTATGAAGAAAGCAGCCTGTTCCCGTTGCGCGGGATAATCGGGAAATGGACGGACAAACCCGGCCTTCAGGCTATCCGCCGGGGAAACGCATCCATGATGTGCTCCCTTGAACAGGCCGGTCGCCTGATCGACAGCAATCCCGACGCGGTGTGCATCGTCGGCGGAGTTGATTCATTGCTAAGAACCTCGACCCTGAATTGGTTCGAAAAGGACTGCCGCCTCAAATCCGCAAGCTATGGCCGTCACCAGGGGCTCATTGCCGGAGAGGCGGTCGGGTTCATGGTCATTGGAGAACACGCAGGAGCAAAGCAGGCAGACAGGCCGATCCTCGGGAGTATTGCAGGGCTTGGGCTGGCAGTAGAACCAGCGCCGCGGGCATCGAGCGCCCTCGGACGAAACAGCGGGCTCACCGAGGCCTGCCATGCCGCCCTGAGCGGGGTGCAAAAAAAGGCGATCCGCGCGATATTCAGCGATCTCAATGGTGAAAACTCCCGAGCAAGGGAATGGGGCATGGCCGAAATGCGCTGTTTCGACAAACCGGATGAAAGCAGGCGGCTCTGGACGCCGGCTAACTGCTACGGCGACATCGGCGCCGCCAGCGGCGTGGCCTTGGCAAGTATTGCCATGCAAGGGCTTGTTCGTGGATGGTTGCAATCGCCGATACTGGTAACCTGCTCCGATGACCATGGGCCATGCGGTGCCTTGGTATTGGAGAGCGAGAAATAG
- a CDS encoding ferredoxin has product MARIPTVDQDSCISCGLCVSTCPGVFRFNEDGKSEVYDPNGASEQEIQQAIDGCPVQCISWKG; this is encoded by the coding sequence ATGGCACGAATACCGACGGTTGATCAGGATTCATGCATCAGCTGCGGGCTCTGCGTATCGACCTGTCCGGGAGTGTTCCGGTTCAACGAGGACGGCAAGTCGGAGGTGTATGATCCCAACGGGGCCAGCGAGCAGGAAATTCAGCAGGCCATCGACGGGTGCCCGGTTCAGTGCATCAGTTGGAAAGGATAG
- a CDS encoding DUF4150 domain-containing protein, whose product MGKSTVFVNKQGMSNKGSGAVVVSGPDVCLTPMGTTVVPIPYTNVARSASLADGTKTVKIDGTMGAIDGCCYKKSSGDESGSKKGVGSGTIQDKAEFINYSFDVKIEGKGACRNFDPMTQNNKNAM is encoded by the coding sequence GTGGGAAAATCAACGGTTTTCGTTAACAAACAGGGAATGAGCAACAAAGGGAGTGGAGCTGTTGTCGTAAGCGGTCCGGATGTCTGTCTTACCCCGATGGGCACTACAGTCGTACCGATACCCTATACCAACGTCGCCAGATCGGCCAGTCTCGCCGATGGCACAAAGACGGTGAAGATCGACGGCACCATGGGCGCAATCGATGGGTGCTGCTATAAAAAAAGCAGTGGTGATGAGTCTGGCAGTAAAAAAGGAGTTGGGTCGGGCACGATACAGGACAAGGCCGAGTTCATCAACTACTCATTCGATGTCAAGATTGAGGGGAAAGGGGCATGCCGCAACTTCGACCCCATGACGCAGAACAATAAAAACGCCATGTAA
- a CDS encoding twin-arginine translocase TatA/TatE family subunit, whose amino-acid sequence MFGFGMPELIVILIIVLVVFGAGRLPEIGGALGKSIRNFKKASEGKEEIEIKPQKKDEPKKDA is encoded by the coding sequence ATGTTCGGATTCGGCATGCCAGAGCTTATCGTGATTCTGATTATCGTTCTGGTGGTATTCGGCGCGGGACGGCTGCCGGAAATCGGTGGTGCACTCGGCAAGAGCATCCGCAACTTCAAGAAGGCGTCCGAGGGGAAAGAGGAGATCGAGATCAAACCTCAGAAGAAAGACGAACCCAAAAAAGACGCCTGA
- a CDS encoding Hsp20/alpha crystallin family protein: MAASPKDPLDWAALLQLQMDEAFDFILRSEAGSVAECDLSPPVDIFETPDAFSVEFDLPGTDPADLSLKLCCNMLILEGVKRDDSREGGSYLCLERRFGRFCRTVEIPPTVDVSAVRADYRRGVLTVTFPRLSDRRKVMRDIPIIQGDN, translated from the coding sequence ATGGCCGCATCTCCCAAGGATCCGCTCGACTGGGCAGCACTGCTGCAGCTCCAGATGGACGAGGCGTTCGACTTCATTCTTCGCTCGGAAGCCGGCAGCGTCGCCGAATGTGATCTTTCGCCGCCCGTCGATATTTTCGAGACGCCGGATGCCTTTTCCGTGGAGTTCGACCTTCCCGGCACCGATCCCGCCGACTTGTCGCTGAAGCTTTGCTGCAACATGCTGATCCTTGAAGGGGTGAAGCGGGACGATTCCCGCGAAGGGGGCAGCTACCTCTGCCTCGAGCGCCGCTTCGGGCGCTTCTGCCGAACCGTCGAAATCCCGCCGACGGTTGATGTAAGCGCCGTCCGTGCCGACTATCGCCGCGGCGTACTGACAGTGACCTTTCCCCGCCTCAGCGACCGGCGGAAGGTCATGCGGGATATACCGATCATACAAGGAGACAACTGA
- a CDS encoding tetratricopeptide repeat protein, with amino-acid sequence MKKYLTLFVLSLSAATALGGEAVAAQERCWEAKRLVKSLSGEDEDARANTEKRILEYCSDGAAGHFVKGLRAEREKRFDQAVTEYRETLRMDPSFPDAQGSLGLALLAKGSADEAVVELTRALAEDSKPRYHQGLGKIFAERSLYSLALYHYAEALRELPDDPSIRVDLAQVYRQAGKKEEAEKELKKALTVAPANENARLALASLYLADGRTEGAVQELKQAQLANPGNRGIHLLLAEAYEKLGDRKAAEYEYTLSGRQRGVLPEEYLRRGDERMAAKEFPKAVEEYRAALKERPGSAEVLHKLSGAQAAAGLDDDAIASYRELLRVKPGNAANHYNLGIIYERKGLIDEAVVEYKQAVRLSAEHGDARRRLADIYTLRGSHPQAIEQYRELLKRGDSNPVLHLKLARGFMSSKNTKDAIASYNEALKLDPDNLEAHRELAAVYRKLNQMDDASKQYREVLRIKKDDAEARNILTAIYVKEKKYDELVPLLQEGVELAPNDAMSHYKLGLIHEFRKDYDSAEVSYRKATELKDDHAKALNALGRIYLKTGKLTEAKEALEAAKKADPGMEETAVLLSNIKDELSPEPKRYVKKKGTKGRKSAVSKKRSGKKSSAKKSTTKKKSTKKSSSSGKKKSGT; translated from the coding sequence GTGAAAAAATACCTTACACTCTTCGTGCTTTCCCTGTCGGCCGCGACCGCGCTGGGGGGGGAGGCAGTTGCCGCCCAGGAGCGGTGCTGGGAGGCGAAGAGGCTTGTCAAATCACTTTCGGGCGAGGATGAGGACGCCCGGGCGAATACTGAAAAACGAATCCTCGAATATTGCTCCGACGGCGCTGCCGGCCATTTCGTCAAGGGGCTCCGGGCCGAGCGTGAAAAACGCTTCGACCAGGCGGTGACGGAATATCGCGAAACGCTCCGGATGGACCCTTCGTTTCCCGATGCCCAAGGAAGTCTCGGCCTGGCCCTGCTGGCCAAGGGTTCCGCCGACGAGGCCGTGGTGGAACTGACCCGCGCCCTGGCCGAAGATTCCAAGCCCCGCTATCATCAGGGCCTCGGCAAAATTTTTGCTGAACGCTCCCTCTATTCCCTAGCCCTTTATCATTATGCCGAAGCCCTGCGCGAACTCCCCGACGACCCGTCGATTCGTGTGGACCTCGCACAGGTCTACCGGCAGGCAGGCAAAAAGGAAGAGGCGGAGAAGGAGCTGAAAAAGGCCCTCACCGTTGCTCCGGCCAATGAAAATGCCCGCCTTGCCCTCGCATCTCTCTATCTGGCCGATGGCCGCACCGAAGGCGCGGTCCAGGAACTCAAGCAGGCCCAACTGGCCAATCCCGGCAACCGCGGCATCCACCTCCTCCTTGCAGAAGCATATGAAAAACTTGGTGATCGCAAGGCCGCCGAGTACGAATACACCCTTTCCGGGCGCCAACGAGGCGTCCTTCCCGAAGAATACCTCCGTCGGGGTGACGAACGGATGGCAGCCAAAGAGTTCCCCAAGGCCGTGGAGGAGTACCGTGCTGCCCTGAAAGAGCGTCCCGGGTCCGCGGAGGTGCTGCATAAGCTGTCCGGTGCCCAGGCAGCCGCGGGGCTCGATGACGATGCCATTGCATCCTACCGCGAACTGCTGCGAGTAAAGCCCGGCAATGCCGCTAATCATTACAACCTCGGCATTATCTACGAGCGCAAGGGGCTCATCGACGAGGCCGTGGTGGAATACAAACAGGCGGTTCGACTCTCTGCCGAGCACGGTGACGCCCGGCGCCGACTCGCCGATATCTACACCCTGCGCGGCAGCCATCCCCAAGCCATTGAGCAGTACCGCGAACTCCTCAAGCGGGGCGACAGCAATCCCGTCCTCCATCTCAAGCTTGCCCGCGGTTTCATGTCCTCGAAGAACACCAAGGATGCCATAGCCTCTTACAACGAGGCCCTCAAACTGGACCCGGACAACCTGGAAGCCCATCGGGAACTCGCTGCCGTCTACCGCAAGTTGAACCAGATGGACGACGCGTCCAAGCAGTATCGCGAGGTGCTCCGCATCAAAAAAGACGATGCCGAGGCCCGCAACATCCTGACAGCTATTTACGTCAAGGAGAAGAAATACGATGAACTGGTCCCCCTTCTCCAGGAAGGGGTCGAATTGGCTCCCAACGATGCCATGAGCCACTACAAGCTCGGGCTCATTCATGAATTCCGCAAGGACTACGATTCAGCCGAGGTGAGCTACCGGAAAGCGACCGAACTCAAGGATGATCACGCAAAGGCTCTCAACGCCCTGGGGCGCATCTATCTGAAAACCGGCAAACTTACCGAGGCCAAGGAGGCCCTGGAAGCGGCCAAAAAGGCCGACCCTGGCATGGAAGAGACGGCTGTTCTTCTCAGCAACATCAAGGATGAGCTGAGCCCGGAGCCGAAGCGGTACGTGAAGAAGAAAGGGACCAAAGGGCGCAAGTCCGCCGTTTCCAAGAAGAGGTCCGGCAAGAAAAGCTCCGCCAAGAAGAGTACAACGAAAAAGAAATCGACGAAAAAGAGTTCGTCGTCCGGAAAGAAAAAAAGCGGCACATAA
- a CDS encoding TIGR02270 family protein has translation MNPTISSILHQLAEEAAFLWHLRGGILQSPHFSLSDLERFDERLEAQVDGLRVGGDASWEICRSALPGDTVEGLFAPAVLAFEGVNSEHLQQVMDAMGTDREKARAVISALGWLPYEQARPRIEQLLADESPFHRYIGMAACAIHRHDPGPQLTRAVNDTSPLLMARGLRAYGELGRGCELNDFRLQEYLTDHDDEIRFAAAWSASLAGIGTAVGVLRSFVASSSRYAEKALNVSVRCMRPESARAWQRELAQSSETIRFAAICAGALGDPSLVPWLIDRMDTPTIARVAGEALTMITGIDIELEELAGSRPEGFNAGPTDDPKDLNVAMDADENLPWPDADRVAAWWGKNKGRFQSGTRYFLGKPVSPEHLRLALKTGLQRQRAAAALELARMNPGRPMFEVRAPAARQRKEVAAI, from the coding sequence ATGAATCCAACAATATCATCCATATTACACCAACTTGCCGAGGAGGCAGCGTTTCTTTGGCATCTTCGAGGTGGCATCCTGCAATCTCCGCATTTTTCTCTGAGTGACCTCGAACGTTTCGATGAACGACTTGAAGCACAGGTCGATGGCTTGCGGGTGGGCGGCGACGCGTCCTGGGAGATATGCCGATCTGCGCTTCCGGGCGACACGGTCGAAGGACTCTTCGCCCCGGCGGTATTGGCCTTCGAAGGCGTCAACAGTGAGCACCTTCAGCAGGTCATGGACGCGATGGGGACGGATCGGGAGAAGGCCCGCGCCGTCATTTCCGCACTGGGGTGGCTTCCCTACGAACAGGCCAGGCCGCGCATAGAGCAATTACTGGCAGATGAATCGCCCTTTCATCGCTACATCGGCATGGCGGCTTGCGCCATCCACCGGCACGATCCGGGCCCACAGCTGACAAGAGCCGTGAACGATACCTCCCCGTTATTGATGGCCCGCGGGCTCCGTGCATACGGGGAGTTGGGCAGAGGTTGCGAACTGAATGATTTCAGGCTGCAAGAATACTTGACGGACCACGACGACGAAATCCGTTTTGCCGCCGCATGGTCCGCGTCCCTTGCGGGCATTGGCACAGCCGTCGGCGTGCTGAGAAGTTTCGTCGCATCCTCATCCCGATATGCCGAGAAAGCCCTGAACGTTTCCGTGCGGTGCATGCGCCCCGAAAGCGCACGTGCCTGGCAACGGGAGCTCGCTCAATCGTCTGAAACGATCAGATTTGCTGCGATATGCGCGGGGGCTCTGGGCGATCCGTCCCTTGTTCCGTGGCTCATCGACCGGATGGATACGCCGACGATCGCACGAGTGGCGGGTGAAGCGCTCACCATGATAACCGGCATCGATATCGAGCTCGAAGAACTGGCAGGCTCACGGCCCGAAGGCTTCAATGCCGGCCCCACCGATGATCCGAAGGATCTCAATGTGGCCATGGATGCCGATGAAAACCTCCCCTGGCCCGATGCCGACCGGGTTGCCGCATGGTGGGGCAAGAATAAAGGCCGCTTTCAAAGCGGAACCCGTTACTTTCTCGGGAAGCCGGTCTCGCCTGAACATCTCCGGCTGGCTCTCAAAACGGGCCTTCAGCGTCAGCGTGCGGCTGCCGCCCTTGAGCTGGCGCGAATGAATCCTGGGCGACCGATGTTTGAAGTGCGGGCACCAGCGGCCAGACAGCGCAAAGAGGTTGCGGCCATATGA
- a CDS encoding DUF2169 family type VI secretion system accessory protein → MDLLNSTPFAATPLFLSDRHGAETLLVIVKGTWRINRDGTLSVAEEQVPIRFEPLYSGDPASSSLIHDTDIILEKPGTDCILLGHAWAPKVGVESVDVTFAVGPVRKAVRVFGERIWMKCLGMVSMSRAAPFEKIPLVWERAFGGADTSWPDPKNHEFCLENPVGRGILAKRTKQEIDGLRLPNLEDPTHPIRKTDDHPRPMGFGPIPPHWQPRAKYAGTYDDHWRKYVNPLLPEDMDSRFHSSAPPGLMSNRHLSGTEQVLVANASRNGRLEFTLPGIAPRVSVAIGATVHELKMQLDTLIVEPDEERLVLVWRGNHNVHGKLHSLKRVCIEAR, encoded by the coding sequence ATGGACCTCCTCAACTCCACCCCCTTCGCCGCCACCCCGCTCTTTCTCTCCGACCGCCACGGCGCCGAAACGCTCCTCGTCATCGTCAAGGGAACGTGGCGGATCAATCGGGACGGAACCCTCTCCGTGGCGGAAGAGCAGGTGCCAATCCGCTTCGAGCCTCTCTACTCCGGCGATCCCGCCTCATCGAGTCTCATCCACGACACCGACATCATACTGGAAAAGCCGGGGACCGACTGCATCCTCCTCGGCCACGCCTGGGCGCCAAAGGTGGGAGTCGAGTCGGTGGATGTGACCTTCGCCGTGGGGCCGGTGCGAAAGGCGGTGCGGGTCTTCGGCGAACGGATCTGGATGAAGTGCCTGGGAATGGTGTCGATGTCGAGAGCTGCTCCGTTCGAGAAGATTCCCCTCGTCTGGGAGCGGGCCTTCGGGGGGGCGGATACGAGCTGGCCCGACCCGAAAAACCATGAATTCTGCCTCGAAAATCCGGTGGGTAGGGGCATTCTGGCGAAAAGAACGAAACAGGAGATCGACGGTCTTCGCCTTCCCAACCTGGAAGACCCGACACATCCCATAAGAAAGACCGACGACCATCCCCGGCCCATGGGGTTCGGGCCGATTCCGCCCCACTGGCAGCCTCGGGCGAAGTACGCCGGCACCTATGACGATCACTGGCGAAAGTACGTGAACCCCCTCCTGCCGGAGGATATGGATTCGCGCTTCCACTCGTCCGCACCACCGGGCCTCATGTCAAACCGTCACCTGTCGGGCACGGAACAGGTGCTTGTCGCAAACGCCTCGCGCAACGGCAGGCTGGAATTTACCCTGCCCGGCATCGCACCCCGCGTCTCGGTGGCGATCGGAGCGACGGTCCATGAACTGAAGATGCAGCTCGATACGCTCATCGTCGAACCGGACGAGGAGCGCCTTGTCCTTGTGTGGCGCGGAAACCACAATGTTCATGGGAAGCTTCACAGCCTGAAGAGGGTATGTATCGAGGCGAGATGA
- the rd gene encoding rubredoxin, which translates to MERWRCTICQYEYDPEAGDPENGIDPGTPFEELPDDWVCPICGAGKDLFEPA; encoded by the coding sequence ATGGAGCGTTGGAGATGTACCATCTGCCAGTACGAGTATGACCCTGAAGCGGGAGACCCGGAAAACGGCATAGATCCCGGCACGCCTTTCGAGGAGTTGCCCGATGACTGGGTCTGCCCCATCTGCGGGGCGGGCAAGGATCTGTTCGAGCCGGCCTGA